The Faecalibacterium prausnitzii genome includes a window with the following:
- the tyrS gene encoding tyrosine--tRNA ligase has translation MTLYEELKARGLVAQITDEEIIDLINNGKATFYIGFDCTADSLTAGHFMALTLMKRLQMAGNKPIALIGGGTTMIGDPSGRTDMRKMLTKEDIAHNAACFKKQMEKFIDFSEGKALMLNNADWLLNLNYVELLRDVGACFSVNNMLRAKCYEQRMEKGLSFLEFNYMIMQSYDFYYMFQHYGCNMQFGGDDQWSNMLGGTELIRRKLGKDAYAMTITLLTDSQGKKMGKTAGNAVWLDPNKTSPFEFYQYWRNVGDADVMKCIRMLTFLPLEQIDEMATWKDQRLNEAKEILAYELTSMVHGKEEADKAQNAARALFSGAADTEHMPTTQLTEADLTDGSIGILTVMVKAGLAASNGEARRLVTQGGVLVDGEKVAAPTVSFTAEQLANGIVIKKGKKIYHKVTL, from the coding sequence ATGACTCTGTACGAAGAACTCAAGGCCCGCGGTCTGGTGGCGCAGATCACCGACGAGGAGATCATCGACCTCATCAACAACGGCAAGGCGACCTTCTACATCGGCTTCGACTGCACTGCCGACAGCCTGACCGCAGGCCATTTCATGGCGCTGACCCTGATGAAGCGCCTGCAGATGGCTGGCAACAAGCCCATCGCCCTGATCGGCGGCGGCACCACCATGATCGGCGATCCCTCCGGCCGCACCGACATGCGCAAGATGCTGACCAAAGAGGACATCGCTCACAATGCCGCCTGCTTCAAAAAGCAGATGGAAAAGTTCATCGACTTCTCCGAGGGCAAGGCCCTGATGCTGAACAACGCCGACTGGCTGCTGAACCTGAACTACGTCGAGCTGCTGCGTGACGTGGGTGCCTGCTTCTCGGTCAACAACATGCTGCGCGCCAAGTGCTACGAGCAGCGGATGGAGAAGGGCCTGTCCTTCCTCGAATTCAACTACATGATCATGCAGAGCTACGACTTCTACTACATGTTCCAGCACTACGGCTGCAACATGCAGTTCGGCGGCGACGACCAGTGGAGCAACATGCTGGGCGGCACTGAGCTCATCCGCCGCAAGCTGGGCAAGGACGCCTACGCCATGACCATCACCCTGCTGACCGACTCCCAGGGCAAGAAGATGGGCAAGACCGCTGGCAATGCCGTCTGGCTCGACCCCAACAAGACCAGCCCCTTCGAGTTCTACCAGTACTGGCGCAATGTCGGCGATGCCGATGTCATGAAGTGCATCCGGATGCTGACCTTCCTGCCGCTGGAGCAGATCGACGAGATGGCCACCTGGAAGGATCAGCGCCTGAACGAGGCAAAGGAGATCCTGGCCTATGAGCTGACCAGCATGGTCCACGGCAAGGAAGAGGCCGACAAAGCCCAGAACGCTGCCCGCGCCCTGTTCAGCGGTGCAGCCGATACCGAGCACATGCCCACCACCCAGCTGACCGAGGCAGACCTGACGGACGGCTCCATTGGCATCCTGACCGTGATGGTCAAGGCCGGTCTGGCCGCCTCCAACGGCGAGGCCCGCCGTCTGGTCACCCAGGGAGGCGTCCTCGTCGATGGTGAGAAGGTCGCCGCTCCTACCGTCAGCTTCACGGCTGAGCAGCTGGCCAATGGCATCGTCATCAAGAAGGGCAAGAAGATCTACCATAAGGTCACGCTGTAA